The Deinococcus roseus genome has a window encoding:
- a CDS encoding SDR family NAD(P)-dependent oxidoreductase — protein MKGTFIPHPSSNTSSSTPSNRIWLITGASSGIGRHLALAALNRGEKVAAAARTLSANADLLAAFPDQVLPLGFDVKDQQAVKIAIQQAVDHFGRLDVLANNAAYGLFGGVEEASDQQLRDLFDTNVFGASNVLRAVLPVLRRQRSGHILQGSSVYGLTSHAGVGLLAATKHALEGLTDALREEVAHLGIQVTLLEPGLTATPFLANLQVATPIEDYDATVRQVQQGIGALPATAFLKPEDLAAAVLAALDQPTPPARLVLGAAALQAVRSTLQGRLQDLTHWQDFTRIADGTVQAS, from the coding sequence ATGAAAGGCACATTCATTCCCCATCCATCCAGCAACACCTCATCCAGTACCCCATCCAACAGAATCTGGCTCATCACTGGCGCTTCCAGTGGCATTGGACGGCATCTCGCCCTTGCTGCCCTGAACAGGGGAGAAAAAGTGGCAGCAGCAGCCCGCACCCTCTCTGCCAATGCAGACCTTCTTGCAGCCTTCCCCGATCAGGTGCTTCCCCTGGGTTTTGATGTGAAAGACCAGCAGGCTGTGAAGATTGCCATTCAGCAAGCCGTGGACCATTTTGGACGCCTTGACGTGTTGGCCAACAATGCAGCTTATGGACTCTTTGGAGGGGTGGAAGAAGCCAGCGACCAGCAACTTCGGGACCTTTTTGACACCAATGTTTTCGGGGCCAGCAATGTGCTGAGGGCTGTGCTGCCTGTGTTGCGTCGGCAGCGTTCAGGACACATCCTGCAGGGATCCAGTGTGTATGGCCTCACCTCCCATGCAGGGGTGGGCCTCCTGGCCGCCACCAAACATGCCCTGGAAGGCCTGACCGATGCCCTGCGTGAAGAAGTGGCTCATCTGGGCATCCAGGTGACGTTGCTGGAACCCGGCCTGACCGCCACCCCTTTCCTGGCCAACCTGCAGGTTGCAACCCCCATTGAAGACTACGACGCCACCGTAAGGCAGGTGCAGCAGGGCATCGGTGCCCTTCCAGCCACTGCATTTCTGAAACCCGAAGACCTGGCTGCTGCTGTCCTGGCCGCGCTGGACCAGCCCACCCCTCCTGCAAGACTGGTGCTGGGAGCAGCGGCCCTGCAAGCCGTGCGTTCTACGCTACAAGGACGTTTGCAGGACCTGACCCACTGGCAGGATTTCACTCGAATTGCCGACGGAACCGTTCAGGCCAGCTAA